The genomic DNA CGGCCTGGAGACCTTGGAGCCCAAGTAGGGTTAGGATCGCGAGATGAGCACAAACACGGCCCGCACGTTCACGTTGGAGGAGTACATCGCCATCGAGGAGGCCTCGGAGGTCAAGCACGAGTTCCGCGACGGTCAGATCGTCGCGATGGCGGGGGCGAGCCCAAGCCACACCTTTATTCTGGCAGACCTGGTCTTCCTAATCCGCTCACAGCTTAAGTCGGGAGGGTGCCGGATCGGTTCGGCGGATATGCGCGTGCGGCTCACACCAGACGGCCGCTACTTCTACCCGGATTTAGTCGTGGTCTGTGGGACGCCCGTCTTTGACGACACCAAACCGCAGGCGCTGATCAACCCGAGACTGATCATTGAGGTGCTCTCCGACTCGACCGCGGCCTACGACCGGGGGGATAAGTTTCATGACTACCGCCAGGTGCCGTCGCTGACGGACTATGTCCTGGTCTCCCAGGACCGGGCCTATATCGAGCACTACCAGCGTCAGGGGGAGAGCGATCTCTGGCTCTACCAAGCCGCGGAGGGTCTGGAGGCGACCTTGCTGATCGGTGGTCTGAACCTCTCTCTGCCTCTGGTGGATGTCTACGCCCAAGTGGATAATATCGCATGATCCGTGCGGTTCTCTTCGATCTGGACGACACCCTCTGCGACGACACGGGGCAGATGTTTGAGAGCATCCGAGAGGTCGCCGGGCTGGTTCCCGGCGGCGATCCTGAGGCGATTGCCGACGGCTACTGGCGTATCTCCCACCGGTTCTGGACCTACGAGATCCACACGCGCCCGCCCGAGCCGCTGGAGAGCATCCGCGAGCTCCTCTGGAAGCAGACTCTCGACGAGGCGGGGGTCGCGCACGCACCCGCACAGCTCAAGCTGCTTGCGGCCCGCTACGGCGAGGCACGGGAGAAGACCCCGCCGCCTTTTCCCGATGCCGAGCACACGCTTGCGCAGCTCAAGGCGCGCGGCCTGAAGCTGGGGATGGTCACCAACGGAGTCTCGGAGTCGCACACGGGCAAGCTGGCACGGCTGGGGCTGGGGCACTTTTTCGACACCGTGCTCATGCCCGACCTGACCGGCTTCGCCAAGCCCGACCCGCGCCAGTTCCACCTGGCTTGTGAGCGTCTGGGCGTGCTCCCAGAGCACACCGCCCATATCGGCGACTCGCTGGTCTCGGATATCGGCGGCGCACGGGGCGCGGGCCTCACGGCGATCTGGTACAACCCGGAGAACAAGCCCCGCCCCGAGTCGGCTACGGAGCCACACCACACGGTCCAAACCCTCGCCGAGCTACTGGAGATCACCGGCTAGCGATCCGGCCGCCTCCCCCACGGCGACAGCGCCGTAACCCCCTCCGGCTCCGCGAAGGGGGTATGGCCGGCTAGACCGTCCAGCCCTTCGGAAACTTCGGGCGAACCAGGGCGCTGGCCTTCGCGCTACTGGCCTTGAGCGTTTTCGAGTCCCAGTCGAAGCCCTCTTGTGCGCGGTAGGCGACATTCCCCAGGAGCACGGTCTCGGTCATCGGGCCGGAGTAGCCAAAGTGGCAGGTTGCCGGCGTGCCCCCCGCGATCGCCTCAAGCCACTCTTTGTGGAAGCCCGGCGACTTCTTCAGCTTGACGCTGGGCTCGCCCTCCACCCCGATCAGCTGCGCCTTATCAAAGCCGCAGAGGAGCATCCCCTTCTCCCCGATAAAGAGATTGTTCATCCCCTTACCATCGAGATTTTTCTCCTTCAGGATCGCAGGGGTCCCCTGGTACCAGTGGAGCGTGATGTCCTTCTCGTACTTGAAGCTGACATGGAACTTGGTGGGCGTGGTCACCGCATGCACCGGGTCACCGTCGTGGTAGTCCACCCGGCTGGGGTAGGTCAGACCCAGCGCCCAGAACGGGATATCGAGGATATGGCAGCCCCAGTTGCCCGCCTCACCGGTGCCGTAGTCCCAGAAGAAGCGCCACTTGTAGGGGACGATATCGGGGGTGTAGGGCCGCTGTGGACCGGGGCCAAGCCAGAGATCGTACTTGAGGGTGCTGGGGACGGGCGGCATATCCGTGGGGACGGGCGGCATGCCGCGGCTACTGGCGATCCAGCTATGCACCTCGGTGACCTTGCCGATCAGCCCGGACTGGACAATCTCGACTGCCTTATGGAGCGCCGGTAGCGTGTGGCGCTGCACCCCGAGCTGGGTGGCGACTTTCTTCTCCGCCGCCAGCTTGGTGAGCTCACGCACCTCCCAGACCGAGTGGGCCATGGGCTTCTCCAGGTAGACATGCTTGCCCATCGAGAGTGCACGGTAGGCGGGGTGAAAGTGCGTGTGGTCCGGGGTGGCGATCACGACCGCCTCGATCTCCTTGCCCATCTTGTCGAACATCTCGCGCCAGTCGTAGAACTTCTTTGCACCCGGGAACCGCGCGTAGACCTTCCCCGCCCGCTCATCGTCCACGTCACACAGCGCGACAAAGCTCTCCGCGGGGACCAGCTTTGCCAGCTCATTGACCGAGAAGGTCCCCTGCCCCCCGATCCCAATCACGGCGA from Armatimonas rosea includes the following:
- a CDS encoding Uma2 family endonuclease codes for the protein MSTNTARTFTLEEYIAIEEASEVKHEFRDGQIVAMAGASPSHTFILADLVFLIRSQLKSGGCRIGSADMRVRLTPDGRYFYPDLVVVCGTPVFDDTKPQALINPRLIIEVLSDSTAAYDRGDKFHDYRQVPSLTDYVLVSQDRAYIEHYQRQGESDLWLYQAAEGLEATLLIGGLNLSLPLVDVYAQVDNIA
- a CDS encoding Gfo/Idh/MocA family protein, with protein sequence MSQELNRRELLLGSAALALGTTEAQAQPPSRPVRIAVIGIGGQGTFSVNELAKLVPAESFVALCDVDDERAGKVYARFPGAKKFYDWREMFDKMGKEIEAVVIATPDHTHFHPAYRALSMGKHVYLEKPMAHSVWEVRELTKLAAEKKVATQLGVQRHTLPALHKAVEIVQSGLIGKVTEVHSWIASSRGMPPVPTDMPPVPSTLKYDLWLGPGPQRPYTPDIVPYKWRFFWDYGTGEAGNWGCHILDIPFWALGLTYPSRVDYHDGDPVHAVTTPTKFHVSFKYEKDITLHWYQGTPAILKEKNLDGKGMNNLFIGEKGMLLCGFDKAQLIGVEGEPSVKLKKSPGFHKEWLEAIAGGTPATCHFGYSGPMTETVLLGNVAYRAQEGFDWDSKTLKASSAKASALVRPKFPKGWTV
- a CDS encoding HAD family hydrolase; this encodes MIRAVLFDLDDTLCDDTGQMFESIREVAGLVPGGDPEAIADGYWRISHRFWTYEIHTRPPEPLESIRELLWKQTLDEAGVAHAPAQLKLLAARYGEAREKTPPPFPDAEHTLAQLKARGLKLGMVTNGVSESHTGKLARLGLGHFFDTVLMPDLTGFAKPDPRQFHLACERLGVLPEHTAHIGDSLVSDIGGARGAGLTAIWYNPENKPRPESATEPHHTVQTLAELLEITG